A portion of the Deinococcus peraridilitoris DSM 19664 genome contains these proteins:
- a CDS encoding T3SS (YopN, CesT) and YbjN peptide-binding chaperone 1 — protein sequence MTQPSSPLVEKYAAILTEEGYTATVDSEGDLYFRVEGGHYFLRVNEDDTLSFILLYPNFYGIKSDADRRRALEVASEVNTRVKLVKVFVANNDTQASVEVLLANESDFRTVFARALGQLRAGVTRFREIVRERAEWPHNVLKA from the coding sequence ATGACGCAGCCTTCTTCTCCACTGGTGGAAAAGTATGCAGCCATCCTGACCGAGGAAGGCTACACCGCAACCGTCGATTCTGAAGGAGACCTGTACTTCCGAGTCGAGGGTGGACACTACTTCTTGCGCGTCAATGAGGACGACACGCTTTCGTTCATCCTGCTTTACCCGAACTTCTACGGCATCAAGAGCGACGCGGATCGTCGGCGCGCGCTTGAGGTGGCCTCGGAAGTCAATACCCGCGTGAAGCTCGTCAAGGTGTTCGTCGCCAACAATGACACTCAGGCGTCTGTCGAAGTGCTGCTCGCCAACGAAAGCGACTTCCGTACGGTATTTGCGCGGGCGCTGGGCCAGCTGCGTGCGGGTGTCACCCGTTTTCGCGAGATCGTCCGTGAACGCGCCGAGTGGCCCCACAACGTCCTCAAAGCCTGA